In the genome of Bradyrhizobium sp. CB3481, the window ACCGCACATATTTCCCGACGATTGAGCTGATCACGCCGTCGGAAAGCGGAGGATAGCGTCCCGCGAAGGCTACCGCCCCGGCAGCCGCTCGAACGCGGGCATGCCCTCCGGCACGTGGTGGAAGGCCTGCCTGTCGATCGTGTAGATCGCCATCTGCGGGTTGAAGAGGCTGGGATCATCGAAGGTTCCGACCTTCAGCACCACGGCGGGCAAGCCCGGCACCTTGGTCACCAGATGGGTTCCGCATTCCGGGCAGAACTCGCGCGTCACGGCGCGCTCGAGGTCGCTGCGGGTGAACTGCTTGGGCTGGCTTGCGGTGTATTTGAAGCCGTCGACCGGCATCGCCACGAACATGTTCGGCGCGCCGCCGGAAATATACTGGCATTCGCGGCAGTGGCACTGCGCCGCCATCATCGGGTCGCCCTCGGCCACATAGCGCACCTTGCCGCAATAGCATCCGCCTTCGACTTTCATGACGTCCTCCCGGTTTTTGTTGCCGTCATTTCGACGGCTCTCGCCCGGTTTGGCAAATGCAATTTCGGCAAATGAGACAGAGAAAGAAAGGGGCTCCAACTTGCGCTGGAGCCCCTCAACGGTCAGGGCATTGCCGGGTATGTGCCCGAACCGGAGTTGTGGATGCGGGCCTCGAGACAACGACTACGCTGTCCCTGGGGGTCCGCATCCCGGGAGAACTTACATGTTGTAGGCGCGCTCGGTGTGCTCGGTGACGTCGAGGCCTTCACGCTCGGTCTCGACGTTGACGCGCAGGCCGACGATCACGTCGACCACCTTGAAGATGATCGCCGAACCGATGCCCGACCACACCAGCGTGGTTCCGACGCCGGTAGCTTGCGCGATCATCTGCGCGACGAAGTCGTAATCGGCGACCTTCGGCGGGATGGCGGTGTAGTCGATGATGCCTGCGCCGCCGAGCGCCGGATTCACCAGGATGCCGGTGCCGAGCGCGCCGACGATGCCGCCGACGCAGTGCACGCCGAACACGTCGAGCGAGTCGTCGTAGCCGAGTGCATTCTTCACCACGGTGCAGAAGAACAGGCAGACGACACCGACGACGAGGCCGAGGACGATCGCACCCATCGGACCGGCATAGCCAGCCGCGGGAGTGACAGCGACGAGGCCGGCCACCGCGCCCGAGAGCGCGCCGAGCACCGAGGGGTGGCCCTTGACGATCCATTCCGCGAACATCCAGGCCATCGCCGCCGCTGCAGTCGCAACGAAGGAGTTGGTCATGGCGAGCGCGGCGCCGCCGGATGCTTCGAGGTTCGAACCGGCGTTGAAGCCGAACCAGCCGACCCAGAGCAGCGAAGCGCCGATCATGGTCATGGTCAGGGAGTGCGGGGCCATGAGCTCCTTGCCGTAGCCGACGCGCTTGCCGATCAAGAGTGCACCGACCAGGCCGGCGATGCCGGCGTTGATGTGCACCACGGTGCCGCCGGCGAAGTCGATTGCACCCTTCTTGAAGATCCAGCCGGCGTCGGCGTTGAGCTCGTCGAGCTTGGCCTGCGCCGCGGTCTTGGCGGCACCGTCAGCAGCCGCGGCGAGCGCCTTGGCGGCATCCTGGATCAGGTCCGGACCCTGCCAGTACCAGACCATGTGCGCGATCGGGAAGTAGATCAGCGTCACCCAGAGCGGGATGAACAGCGCGATCGCCGCGAACTTCATGCGCTCGGCAAAGGCGCCGACGATGAGGGCGGGGGTGATCGCCGCAAACGTCATCTGGAAGCAGACATAGACCAGCTCGGAGATGTTGGCGTCGACGCTGAAGGTCGCCGCCTTCGAATCCGTGGTCACGCCCATCAGGAAGGCCTTGGAGAAGCCGCCGATGAAGTCGGAACCGCCGGTGAAGGCGAGGCTGTAGCCGTAGAGGGCCCAGAGAACGACGACGATGCAGACGGTGTAGAAAACCTGCATCAGGACCGACAGCATGTTCTTGGAACGGACGAGGCCGCCGTAGAACAGCGCCAGGCCCGGGATGGTCATCAACAGCACCAGCACTGTCGACGTCAGCATCCAGGCGTTGTCGCCCTTGTTGACGGTCGGCTCGGCATAGGCAGCGGTCGCGGCAAACATGCCGACGGCGAGCGCTGCCAATCCCGCGCTATAGGGACGTTTAAACGTCATTGATTTTACTCCTGAGTGGTAAGGTTTGTGCGCGAAATCAGAGGGCCGCGGCATCCGCCTCGCCGGTGCGGATGCGAACCGCGTGGTCGAGGTTGATGACGAAGATCTTGCCGTCGCCGATCTGTCCGGTCTTGGCGGCTGAGGTGATGGCGTCGATGGTCTTGTCGACCTGATCGGAGGCAACAGCGACCTCGATCTTGATCTTGGGCAGGAAGCTCACGGCGTACTCGGCGCCGCGATAGATCTCGGTGTGGCCCTTCTGCCGGCCGTAGCCCTTGACTTCCGTCACCGTGAGGCCGTGAACGCCAATGGCAGTCAGGGCATCACGGACTTCTTCCAGTTTGAATGGCTTGATAATCGCCATAACAATTTTCATGGGTCTTGGTCCCCGCTTGGGCCCGGCTTCGAGGACCGGGCGTTCTCGACTGAGATCACCACGCGGAGATGTTCACTACGCGGGCACAGCCGGGACCCATAGAATCAAATGCCGTGCCAGATCGGGACCGATCACTAACAGACTATGAAGTCGATCCTTTTCGCCCTTTGCGGGAATTGCTGCTTCCTGCGCCATTCGGTCGCGCCCAAAGTGTAGTCAGGTCTGCTCAAATCGTGAGCAGGTCTGACGCCTAGGACACAATCCTGCTCAGCTGCAGGGCAAGAAAATGGTAACGGGGTGGGCCGCCTGTTGCAGCGCTTTGCCGTGCTGGGAGGATGTCGAGGCGTTCCGGCCCTGCGGCGGCCCGCTGGTGCGACGATGCCGAGCCAATCAAGGGTTGCTTTACGGACTCGCCGGTAGGATCGACCTCCTAAAAGGGGCGTCCCATGCATGTCGACACGCTTCCGCTTATCGTCAAGCTGGCAGGGTTTCTGCTGGCCATCCTGCCGCTCATGATCGACAACCTGCGCAGCGGCAGAGCAACCAACGGCAACAATCTCATACTGCTGCTCGGCGGCCTCGCGATGCTCATCCTTGATCGAGCCATGGGATGGAGCGACCGATCCCTGCTGGCATCGGGCGGCTGGATCATCGCCGGAATGGCCATCCTCCTCGTGGTCCACCGGATGATCGGTGTTCCATCCGGCGTCGCCAAGACGCTGATGGCGCTGCTGCCGTGGTTCACCGTGGCAAACTATCTTGTGGTGATCACGGCAGGATTGCTCATCACCGCACTCACGGGCTTTGTCACACGCCGAGACGCGCCGGTCGTGCCGTCGCTCATGGTCGCCGGCGTCTTCATCCTGGCCCTGTGAGCTCGGCTGCTACTGCAGCGCTTCGCCGTGCTGGGAGATATCGAGGCCTTCCAGCTCCTGCTGCAGCGA includes:
- a CDS encoding GFA family protein, with protein sequence MKVEGGCYCGKVRYVAEGDPMMAAQCHCRECQYISGGAPNMFVAMPVDGFKYTASQPKQFTRSDLERAVTREFCPECGTHLVTKVPGLPAVVLKVGTFDDPSLFNPQMAIYTIDRQAFHHVPEGMPAFERLPGR
- a CDS encoding ammonium transporter codes for the protein MTFKRPYSAGLAALAVGMFAATAAYAEPTVNKGDNAWMLTSTVLVLLMTIPGLALFYGGLVRSKNMLSVLMQVFYTVCIVVVLWALYGYSLAFTGGSDFIGGFSKAFLMGVTTDSKAATFSVDANISELVYVCFQMTFAAITPALIVGAFAERMKFAAIALFIPLWVTLIYFPIAHMVWYWQGPDLIQDAAKALAAAADGAAKTAAQAKLDELNADAGWIFKKGAIDFAGGTVVHINAGIAGLVGALLIGKRVGYGKELMAPHSLTMTMIGASLLWVGWFGFNAGSNLEASGGAALAMTNSFVATAAAAMAWMFAEWIVKGHPSVLGALSGAVAGLVAVTPAAGYAGPMGAIVLGLVVGVVCLFFCTVVKNALGYDDSLDVFGVHCVGGIVGALGTGILVNPALGGAGIIDYTAIPPKVADYDFVAQMIAQATGVGTTLVWSGIGSAIIFKVVDVIVGLRVNVETEREGLDVTEHTERAYNM
- a CDS encoding P-II family nitrogen regulator codes for the protein MKIVMAIIKPFKLEEVRDALTAIGVHGLTVTEVKGYGRQKGHTEIYRGAEYAVSFLPKIKIEVAVASDQVDKTIDAITSAAKTGQIGDGKIFVINLDHAVRIRTGEADAAAL